In the genome of Calothrix sp. PCC 6303, the window TGTTAGGATTATTTGAAGCTGGATTATGCTCCTTGACATTATGTAATTCTTTGTTTTTCAGTTATGTAGTTTTGGAAGTTCTAACTTTAGGAACTTACCTACTAGTCGGACTTTGGTTTAGTCAGCCCTTGGTTGTCACAGGTGCAAGAGACGCTTTCTTAACCAAACGGGTAGGAGACTTATTTCTGCTGATGGGAGTTTTGGCATTATGGTCACAAGCTGGAACTTGGAACTACACTGATTTAGCGGAATGGGCTACTACTGCCAACGTCAACCCAACCTTGATCACATTAACCTGTTTGGCACTAATTGCAGGTCCCATGGGTAAATGCGCTCAGTTTCCCTTGCATTTGTGGTTAGATGAGGCAATGGAGGGACCTGTTCCCAGTACAATTTTACGGAATTCAGTAGTGGTTGCTAGTGGTGCTTGGGTACTAATTAAACTGCAACCTGTTTTCAGTCTTTCTCCCATGGCTAGTTCAGCAATGGTAGCTATCGGTGTCGTCACAGCAGTGGGTGGATCATTAATTGCCATTGCCCAAATTGATATCAAGCGTTGTTTATCTTATTCTGTTAGCGCATACATGGGTTTGGTGTTTATCGCTGTTGGTACACAACAGGATGAAGCTGCCCTGTTATTAGTTCTCACCCATGCTTTAGGTTCAGCCCTTTTAGTTATGAGTACTGGTGCCATTGTCTGGAACAGTATTACTCAAGATGTGAGCCTTTTGGGGGGACTTTGGTCACGTCGCCCAGTTTCGGGAATAGCATACATTGTAGGGACTCTGGGATTAATTGGCGTTCCACCATTAGGTGGTTTTTGGGCGCTATTACAATTAGCATCAGGACTTTGGACAACCCAACCTTGGCTTGTGGGAGTCATTATAGTCGTCAACGCCTTAACAGCCTTCAGCTTAACTAGAGAATTCAGTTTAATCTTTGGTGGTCAATCTAAGCAAATGAGCGATCGCTCTCCTGAGGTAAGCTGGCAAATGGCGTTACCAATGATGATTTTGTTAGGTTTTACTCTCCATCTGCCTTTGGTGTTACAAAGCCTATCGCTACTACCAACTTGGGCAACTGTCAACAAAGATGTTGCATTGTTATTAATTTGGTCAAGTATTTTTGGATGCAGCATTAGTAGCGTTATTTACTTAGGCAATGTCATTCCCAAACCAATTCGCTTCCCTTCCAAACCAATCCAAAACTTACTCGCATACGACTTTTACACCCCAAAACTCTACAAAATGAGCATAGTTTTAGGTGTTGATATGATTTCAAAGCTAACAGATATGATTGACCGGTTCATCATTGATGGCATTGTCAACTTAGTTGGTTTAGTCTCCATATTGAGTGGAGAAAGTCTCAAATATAGCACTTCAGGAAGAACTCAATTTTATACATTCACCTTGTTAATCGGAGTCAGCGTCTTAGGAATGTTAGTAACTTGGCAATACTGGGGAGATAATCTTTTCAATTTGATATTTTAGTTTCATCACCAGCAATAAACATTTAGAAAAACCAACAATGTAGAGACGAGATATGTCGCGTCTCTCTAAATATTCCTGTATCTCCCATTCCTCTCTATTCTCAAACTGGCAACAATAACTAACAACTTTTTGGATATCCTCACAATATGCTCAGTACTTTAATTTGGCTACCGATAATCGGAGCCGCTATTATTAGTTTATTGCCCCGTGCCATTCCTGCTATCAACATTCGTCTGACAGCCATAACTATTGCTGGCTTAGTTCTAGCTTGGAATATATATCTCCTGTTTCAATTTGATATTTCCCTTCCAGGAATGCAGTTGCAGGAATCTTTACCTTGGAACGACACCCTGGGTTTAAATTATAAATTAGGTGTTGATGGACTTTCCATCCTCATGCTGTTCTTAAATAGTTTACTTACCTGGATTGCAATTTATAGCAGCAACCAACAAACAGAACGCCCCCGACTTTTCTATTCCCTCATATTACTGGTAAGTGGAGGAGTTGCAGGTGCATTTGTTGCCCAGAATTTATTACTTTTCTTCCTATTCTACGAACTCGAATTAATCCCTTTCTATCTCCTAATTTCCATCTGGGGAGGTGAAAAACGATCCTATGCGGCGATGAAATTCCTAATTTATACCGCAGTTTCCGGAGCCTTAATTCTAGCGACATTTTTGGGTACAGTTTGGCTGACTGGTGCCACTGATTTTGATTACAATACAATCTCAACTCAAGCCCTATCAACAACACTGCAAATCGTTTTACTTGTCGGCATCATCCTCGGTTTTGGCATCAAAATTCCCCTAGTACCCCTACACACTTGGTTGCCAGATGCCTACGTCGAAGCTTCAGCCCCTGTAGCTATTCTTCTAGGTGGGGTATTAGCAAAATTAGGAACCTATGGACTCTTACGATTTGGGATGGCAATGTTTCCCGATGCTTGGAGTATTCTGGCACCTAGTTTAGCAACTTGGGGAGCAATCAGTGCCATCTACGGAGCAGTTACCGCCATTGCTCAAAAAGACATCAAACGCATGGTTGCCTATAGTTCCATTGGTCACATGGGCTATATATTATTAGCAGCAGCAGCTAGTACATCCCTCGCGTTGATTGGTGCGATCGCGCAGATGTTCAGTCACGGTATTATCCTCGCCATCCTCTTCCATTTGGTGGGAGTTATCGAAGCCAAAGTTGGAACCCGTGAACTAGATAAACTCAACGGTTTAATGAGTCCCATACGTGGTTTACCCCTAACCAGCGCCTTACTAATTCTAGGAGGTATGGCAAGTACAGGTATTCCGGGAATGACTGGATTTATCGCCGAATTCATCGTATTTCAAGGTAGTTTCTCCGTCTTTCCCATCCCAACACTATTATGTGTAGTCGCCAGTGGCTTAACAGCAGTTTACTTCGTCATTCTCCTCAACCGTACCTGCTTTGGCAAACTTGATAACAAATTAGCTTACTACCCCAAAGTTCTTTTGTCTGAACAAATTCCAGCATTAATTTTAGCAATCATGATTGTCTTCTTAGGAGTACAACCAGGCTTTTTAGTGCGTTGGAGTGAACCAACAACAACAGCAATAGTTGCCGCTATTCCTCCAATGGAAAAAACCATCACCGCTCAAGTAGCTCTGAATAATTAGACATTTCTAGAAATCCTTTGCAGAAAATTATAACTTTGTAGAGACGAGACATGTCACGTCTCTCCATATTTTCCATATTCTTCATCTTCATTAAAAACCATCAACCGAGAGCAAATCAAAATGGTACAAACTCCCAACAAAACTGAAGCTAAATTACCTCCTTCCACCCATGAATTTGCCGAAGTCATTCATCGCTTAGAAGCAGGTGGTGCAATGTTACCCGATACGCCAGAAAACTTAATGCAAATTATCGGTTTGTACAAAGCTTATGCAGTACCGATGGATTTCTACTGGCGCGACTTATTATATATTGCAGAAAGGGTATTTTTAAACCCATTTGCGTTTTTTAAATACTTCATTTCTCCAGAATATTTAGAACGTCACAATCATTATGCTGGTGATGATGCTGATTTAAGAGTTTGGCGTGGTGAAGCAACTGCTCATCCAGAACTATTAGAATTTATGGAGAAGGGTGAAACCTTCAAAATGCCTAAAATATTGCATCACTTATTCCATGACAGAATCAACATGGAATTTGCTGAAGCTTGTATGCGGGCAATGCTTTGGCATCGGGGAATGGGTGGAAAATTTGACCCTTATTTAGATACTGAAGAATATAAAGCTAACGCTGATAGAGCAATCAAAGCTTATTTCCAAGGCAATCCATTCATGCTAGGACTTTACAAACTGTTTCCAGATATGTTTCTAGAACAGTGTCGTCAGATGTCTTACTACTCCAATTTGGGACTATTCTGGGAAGTCATGGCTCCCGTATTTTTTGAAATGTCAGATTTATATGACGAAGGGAAAATTACCAGTGTCCCAGAAGCCATGAATTTTTTGGTAAATGGAATTTTTGCAGTTGCCAATCGTCCAATTTATCATCATGTTTATATCCGTGGTGAATGCTACGAAATTATTCCCAAATCAAAAGGATTTGTCTGGCTTCACGAAGCTGCATTACCTTATGTGGAAGCTGTTTTTTACCGTACTGCTCCCTTTAGAGGCACAAAATCTTATAATGCTCAAGCAGGACAAGTACCAACAGATCAAAAAGACTTTCACTACGGAATTCTCTATGCAGATGTATTTCCAGTTGGTACCGCAGGCATTCCACCCACACTGTTGATGCAAGACATGTTACATTTCTTGCCACCATATTTGATTGACTACTATAAGCAATATTGCCGAGGAGAAGAAGATACATTGATTCAGTTAGGAATTAGTTTCCAACGTTCAATGTACTGCGTCACTTCTGCCGTTATTCAAGCGTTGCGGACTGTGCTTTGTCACCCTTTAGATGACCCAGATCCTGAGCATTTACAAGCGAATCGAGACTTTTTTGAATCTCAATTAAATCGTTTTACTCGTCCCGAATATGGCATTCGTGATGCTGCCCGTCTAAATGATATTCAAAGGCAAGATTACCGATAGAAATATGAGGTGAACTAATACCGATTCAAAAAAAATCAAACACATAGACAATCTGTAGGGGTAAAGCGCATTGCCCTGAATAAGGAAAAACTCAATTTAAGCCTGCCTTCGCAGGCTTTGTGCGTGTAGCCCCAGGCTTTAGCGGGGCTTTAAAAAACAAATTGGAATTTTTTTGACTTGTGTGTACACCCCAGCCCCACAAGCGGGGTAGGGGGTGGGGTTCATGTGTTGCAATCATTTTTAAATTGGTATTGCCCTCTGATTCCATCACCTACGCAAACCAACACAAGCAGACACCGCAGGACGAGAATTTGGTATCACGCTAGGAGCTTCAGCTACCAAGTATAAATCTCCATCAGCACCCCTAACTATCGCTTGAGCCTCCACAATCCTGTTTTCAGGTGGCTTTTGCGCCATCAAACTATCTGGAATTGGGTTTACTGGAACATTAGAGTTAACTTCACCAAAACTAGCAATTGTAGTTAAATCAAGATAACCTGACATCGTATTTACAACCGGATTCGATGGGATACTGCCATCTTTACCAGTGACAACAAATCTACCTAAGGGTTTTTTACCCCTACCACACAGTTGATCAATTTGATCGCTTTGATCTTTTAACCCTTCAGGTAACTCAATTAAGCCTTTACTGGGGTCAACATCCGGAAGATTAATTTCTGTAGTCCCATTTAAAGATGGATTTGCACCTGTAGCAGTGATGTCACTTTCAGGGGTTGGGGAATTTCGTGCTTGAGTACCAAATATTCCTTCAGCATTAATTTTGACTCTACCACCCCGAAAATCAGTGGAATTAGCGTTGATATCGCTATTTTCAAAGGCAGCAATAACCCCTGCATCAATGTTGATGTTACCACCGATGACGTTTTGTCCTTGGGCATTGGTGGTGATATTGCTGTTGCGACGAAGGATTAAAGCATCGGTGTTGAGATTGATAGTTGCTTGTTCTCGGTTGGTGTCCTTGTTAGGACTGCGGGTGTTAGCATTAAGGGAGGCTTTGTTGTCTAGACGGATGCGATCGCTATTTATGGTGAGGATGCCTGCATTACCCGTTCCTAAACTATTGACAAATACCCCAGCGCGATCGCGTACAAGTAAATTTTGGGTTTTTATCGTTAAATCGCCTGCATTCCCACTTGAGCCTTGATTTGCAGCAGATATTAAACCACTAAAAACACTACCATCAACAGATGTACCAACTAATTCTATGTTTTTGGAAGCATTAACGGTTAAATTTCCTCCCTTACCCACAGCAAAAGTCTCTGCACTGACTACTGCCCCATCTCGTACAATTAAATCTTGAGTATTAACAATACCTTCGCCAAAGTAAGAGGATGAAGAGGAAGAGGTAGGGCGTTTCGTAGTAGAGTTATTGTCTCTCACAACGACAACTCAAAAACCACTATGTGCGCCCATGTTTGACATTTTATCATTGTTACAGTGCTTCCTGCCGCAGATAAATGCTACAACGATGAAGCAATTGAACCAAATAATCTTGGCAATGTTAGCGATGAGCGGGCGAGTCACTATGTTGGGAATTTCTCGTTGGACAGGTAGTGGTGGTAGTTATCGGACGATGTTGAGATTTTTTCATACGGTAATCCCTTGGGCGACATTGTTTTGGCTATTTTTCCGCAAGCATTTGTTCCGTGCAAATGAGGTTTATTTGCTTGCAGGAGATGAAGTTGTAGTAAGTAAATCTGGGAAAAAAACTTATGGGTTGGATAGATTCTTTTCCAGCCTAGTAAGTAAGCCAATATCAGGGCTATCTTTCTTTACATTATCATTAGTAAGTGTTGAACAAAGGCACTCATTTCCGATTCAAATAGAACAGGTAATAAAGAACGATATAGAAAAAAGTAGTGTATCGCCAAGACCAGAAATAAAAGCCAAAGAAAAACGTGGACGTGGACG includes:
- a CDS encoding NAD(P)H-quinone oxidoreductase subunit F, with amino-acid sequence MTNFLLETVWLVPCYALIGGLLALPWSPGIIKRTGPRPAGYINLVLTFLAFVHSACVLPITWNHLPHEISIPWLNIAGLNLSIDLEISSLSVGAMVVITGLNLLAQIFAIGYMEMDWGWARFYSLLGLFEAGLCSLTLCNSLFFSYVVLEVLTLGTYLLVGLWFSQPLVVTGARDAFLTKRVGDLFLLMGVLALWSQAGTWNYTDLAEWATTANVNPTLITLTCLALIAGPMGKCAQFPLHLWLDEAMEGPVPSTILRNSVVVASGAWVLIKLQPVFSLSPMASSAMVAIGVVTAVGGSLIAIAQIDIKRCLSYSVSAYMGLVFIAVGTQQDEAALLLVLTHALGSALLVMSTGAIVWNSITQDVSLLGGLWSRRPVSGIAYIVGTLGLIGVPPLGGFWALLQLASGLWTTQPWLVGVIIVVNALTAFSLTREFSLIFGGQSKQMSDRSPEVSWQMALPMMILLGFTLHLPLVLQSLSLLPTWATVNKDVALLLIWSSIFGCSISSVIYLGNVIPKPIRFPSKPIQNLLAYDFYTPKLYKMSIVLGVDMISKLTDMIDRFIIDGIVNLVGLVSILSGESLKYSTSGRTQFYTFTLLIGVSVLGMLVTWQYWGDNLFNLIF
- a CDS encoding NADH-quinone oxidoreductase subunit M encodes the protein MLSTLIWLPIIGAAIISLLPRAIPAINIRLTAITIAGLVLAWNIYLLFQFDISLPGMQLQESLPWNDTLGLNYKLGVDGLSILMLFLNSLLTWIAIYSSNQQTERPRLFYSLILLVSGGVAGAFVAQNLLLFFLFYELELIPFYLLISIWGGEKRSYAAMKFLIYTAVSGALILATFLGTVWLTGATDFDYNTISTQALSTTLQIVLLVGIILGFGIKIPLVPLHTWLPDAYVEASAPVAILLGGVLAKLGTYGLLRFGMAMFPDAWSILAPSLATWGAISAIYGAVTAIAQKDIKRMVAYSSIGHMGYILLAAAASTSLALIGAIAQMFSHGIILAILFHLVGVIEAKVGTRELDKLNGLMSPIRGLPLTSALLILGGMASTGIPGMTGFIAEFIVFQGSFSVFPIPTLLCVVASGLTAVYFVILLNRTCFGKLDNKLAYYPKVLLSEQIPALILAIMIVFLGVQPGFLVRWSEPTTTAIVAAIPPMEKTITAQVALNN
- a CDS encoding CO2 hydration protein, which codes for MVQTPNKTEAKLPPSTHEFAEVIHRLEAGGAMLPDTPENLMQIIGLYKAYAVPMDFYWRDLLYIAERVFLNPFAFFKYFISPEYLERHNHYAGDDADLRVWRGEATAHPELLEFMEKGETFKMPKILHHLFHDRINMEFAEACMRAMLWHRGMGGKFDPYLDTEEYKANADRAIKAYFQGNPFMLGLYKLFPDMFLEQCRQMSYYSNLGLFWEVMAPVFFEMSDLYDEGKITSVPEAMNFLVNGIFAVANRPIYHHVYIRGECYEIIPKSKGFVWLHEAALPYVEAVFYRTAPFRGTKSYNAQAGQVPTDQKDFHYGILYADVFPVGTAGIPPTLLMQDMLHFLPPYLIDYYKQYCRGEEDTLIQLGISFQRSMYCVTSAVIQALRTVLCHPLDDPDPEHLQANRDFFESQLNRFTRPEYGIRDAARLNDIQRQDYR
- a CDS encoding S-layer family protein, with protein sequence MRDNNSTTKRPTSSSSSSYFGEGIVNTQDLIVRDGAVVSAETFAVGKGGNLTVNASKNIELVGTSVDGSVFSGLISAANQGSSGNAGDLTIKTQNLLVRDRAGVFVNSLGTGNAGILTINSDRIRLDNKASLNANTRSPNKDTNREQATINLNTDALILRRNSNITTNAQGQNVIGGNINIDAGVIAAFENSDINANSTDFRGGRVKINAEGIFGTQARNSPTPESDITATGANPSLNGTTEINLPDVDPSKGLIELPEGLKDQSDQIDQLCGRGKKPLGRFVVTGKDGSIPSNPVVNTMSGYLDLTTIASFGEVNSNVPVNPIPDSLMAQKPPENRIVEAQAIVRGADGDLYLVAEAPSVIPNSRPAVSACVGLRR